A single region of the Vagococcus teuberi genome encodes:
- a CDS encoding beta-glucoside-specific PTS transporter subunit IIABC, with the protein MDNRQLAESIVREMGGKENITQNWHCITRLRFNVADSKKINIEAIKQLDGVMGAQFQSGQFQVIIGSEVANVFNEVDQITHGSIVDDDSTKSSSGNILDKLFDVISGIFTPILAAITGSGLLKGIMAILVWANMLNAESQTYMILDAISNATFHFLPFLVAFSAANKFKTNPSLAGALAGILMYPQIMALADAGEVSSVTFLGFLNIPMNNYASSVLPIILGVWLMSYVEKYSKKIVPKSLTIIFVPLLTLLITAPLVLAFIAPLGTFIGTYLEMFFTKLFGVAGPVAGALMGGLMPLIVVTGMHYAFFPGTFASLGKLGYDIMLLPLNLVANLAQAGATLGVLIKTKDKKMKQIAFSAFIPALFGITEPAIYGVTMKLKKPFYASMAGGAVGGAIYGLFVVKTFSFAVPGLLALPTYIENGTNNFLWAVVGVLSSFFVGLIVTMLVPFDLGDKKDVTADALTTPVAQPTVTKDKSHKVLSPLTGEVKELTTCPDDTFASGVVGKGIGVTPSGDFVYAPFDGTVTMTTPSKHAIGLVSNDGVELLIHVGLDTVELEGKGFEYFVKEGDVVTHGDKLLSFDRRVIEEAEYSLFTPIIVTNTPNFLDIVPALGEGDTVTAGQEDVLIVVS; encoded by the coding sequence ATGGATAATCGTCAATTAGCAGAAAGTATTGTAAGAGAAATGGGTGGCAAGGAAAATATCACTCAAAATTGGCATTGTATTACAAGGTTAAGATTTAATGTAGCAGATAGTAAAAAAATTAATATCGAAGCAATTAAGCAATTAGATGGCGTGATGGGAGCGCAATTTCAAAGTGGTCAGTTCCAAGTCATTATTGGTAGTGAAGTAGCTAATGTTTTTAATGAAGTTGATCAAATCACTCATGGAAGTATCGTCGATGATGACAGTACTAAGTCATCATCAGGAAACATTCTAGATAAACTATTTGACGTTATCTCAGGTATCTTTACACCAATTTTAGCAGCCATTACAGGTAGTGGTCTGCTAAAAGGAATCATGGCTATTCTAGTTTGGGCTAATATGCTAAATGCTGAAAGTCAGACATATATGATATTAGATGCAATATCTAATGCGACTTTCCACTTCTTACCATTTTTAGTAGCATTTTCAGCCGCTAATAAATTTAAAACAAATCCATCACTAGCTGGAGCGTTGGCCGGTATCTTGATGTATCCTCAAATCATGGCTCTTGCTGATGCTGGAGAAGTAAGCAGTGTGACGTTTTTAGGATTTTTAAATATCCCTATGAATAATTATGCTTCATCTGTTTTACCGATTATTTTAGGTGTTTGGTTAATGAGCTATGTTGAAAAATACTCGAAAAAAATCGTACCGAAATCATTGACCATTATTTTTGTTCCGTTACTGACATTATTAATTACAGCACCGTTAGTATTAGCATTTATCGCACCACTTGGTACCTTTATTGGAACTTACTTAGAGATGTTCTTTACGAAACTTTTTGGTGTAGCAGGTCCCGTTGCCGGAGCCTTAATGGGAGGGTTGATGCCATTAATCGTTGTAACAGGAATGCACTATGCGTTTTTCCCAGGAACGTTTGCCAGTCTTGGGAAATTAGGATATGACATTATGTTATTACCATTAAATTTAGTGGCAAACTTAGCGCAAGCAGGTGCGACACTTGGCGTATTGATTAAAACAAAAGATAAAAAAATGAAACAAATTGCGTTTTCCGCTTTTATTCCAGCATTATTTGGTATTACTGAACCAGCTATCTATGGGGTAACAATGAAACTTAAAAAGCCGTTCTATGCCAGTATGGCCGGTGGAGCTGTTGGTGGGGCAATATATGGATTGTTTGTCGTCAAAACATTCAGTTTCGCGGTTCCAGGATTATTAGCTTTACCAACCTATATTGAAAATGGCACAAATAACTTCTTATGGGCAGTTGTGGGAGTATTATCAAGTTTCTTTGTAGGACTTATCGTTACGATGTTAGTACCGTTTGATTTAGGCGATAAAAAAGACGTTACTGCAGATGCTTTGACAACACCAGTTGCTCAACCAACTGTTACGAAAGATAAATCTCATAAAGTTTTATCACCATTAACAGGTGAAGTGAAAGAATTAACAACTTGTCCAGATGATACGTTTGCTTCAGGTGTCGTTGGAAAAGGAATTGGTGTTACTCCTTCAGGAGATTTTGTGTATGCGCCATTTGATGGCACAGTCACTATGACAACTCCTTCAAAACATGCAATTGGTTTAGTATCAAATGATGGCGTGGAATTATTAATTCATGTTGGATTAGATACTGTTGAGTTAGAGGGAAAAGGATTTGAGTATTTTGTTAAGGAAGGTGATGTGGTAACACATGGCGATAAATTATTATCATTTGATCGAAGGGTAATTGAGGAAGCTGAATATAGTTTGTTTACCCCAATTATTGTAACGAACACACCGAACTTTTTAGACATTGTTCCAGCACTAGGCGAAGGAGATACCGTCACTGCCGGGCAAGAAGATGTATTAATTGTTGTTAGCTAA
- a CDS encoding glycoside hydrolase family 1 protein, giving the protein MKQLQLQAGFPKGFLWGGATAANQIEGAYNEGGKGLSTSDYAAYKDPYATGKVDNFTFNVTSKELAEYKENPEKYLFPKRWGIDFYHRYKEDIALMAEMGFKTFRISISWARIFPTGLESEPNEEGLAFYDKVFDECAKYGIEPLVTMSHYEMPITLTEKYNGWVSRELIPLFEKYARVILTRYKAKVKYWITFNEMNMNLNSLYTGAGVLEDLIAPEDKLQATYQASHHQFLASALAVKACKEIIPDAQIGCMINQIESYALTTKPEDQLQALKSNQLNMFYPDVQARGEYPTYMARYFADNDIHVVMEEGDEEILREGVVDYVAISYYMSHVTEAREDAAKLAGSFDSPIKNEHLELSQWDWPIDPIGLRISLMKLYDRYEKPLFVCENGLGAKDELTEDGKIHDDYRIDYIRQHVEQMKEAIKDGVDLMGYTTWGCIDLISCGTSQMSKRYGFIYVDQDDEGNGSLERYRKDSFYWYKEVIESNGENL; this is encoded by the coding sequence ATGAAACAACTACAACTACAAGCAGGATTTCCAAAAGGATTTTTATGGGGTGGCGCAACAGCTGCCAACCAAATTGAAGGAGCATATAATGAGGGCGGAAAAGGTCTATCAACATCTGATTATGCCGCTTATAAAGACCCATATGCAACAGGTAAAGTAGATAACTTTACATTTAACGTGACATCGAAAGAATTAGCTGAATACAAAGAAAACCCAGAAAAATACTTATTCCCAAAACGTTGGGGAATTGACTTCTACCATCGTTATAAAGAAGATATTGCTTTAATGGCAGAAATGGGATTTAAAACATTCCGTATCTCTATTTCATGGGCAAGAATTTTCCCAACAGGATTAGAATCAGAACCAAATGAAGAAGGGTTAGCATTCTATGATAAAGTATTTGATGAGTGTGCTAAATATGGTATTGAACCACTTGTCACAATGTCTCACTATGAAATGCCAATTACATTAACAGAAAAATACAATGGTTGGGTGAGCCGTGAATTAATTCCATTATTTGAAAAATATGCTCGCGTGATTTTAACTCGTTATAAGGCAAAAGTAAAATACTGGATTACGTTTAACGAAATGAACATGAACTTAAATAGTTTGTATACTGGAGCAGGCGTTTTAGAGGATTTAATCGCACCAGAAGATAAATTACAAGCAACCTATCAAGCATCACATCATCAGTTTTTAGCAAGTGCGTTGGCAGTTAAAGCGTGTAAAGAAATTATTCCAGATGCACAAATTGGTTGTATGATTAATCAAATCGAATCATATGCTTTAACAACAAAACCAGAAGACCAATTACAAGCATTAAAATCTAACCAATTAAATATGTTCTACCCAGACGTTCAAGCACGTGGAGAGTACCCAACTTATATGGCAAGATACTTTGCGGACAATGATATTCACGTTGTAATGGAAGAAGGAGATGAAGAAATCCTCCGAGAAGGTGTTGTTGATTATGTTGCAATTAGTTACTACATGTCTCACGTAACAGAAGCCAGAGAAGATGCAGCTAAACTTGCCGGATCTTTCGATAGCCCAATTAAAAATGAACATTTAGAATTATCACAATGGGATTGGCCGATTGACCCAATCGGATTACGTATTTCATTAATGAAATTATATGACCGTTATGAAAAACCATTATTTGTTTGTGAGAATGGTTTAGGAGCGAAAGATGAGTTGACAGAAGACGGTAAAATTCATGATGATTACCGAATTGATTATATTCGTCAACACGTTGAACAAATGAAAGAAGCCATTAAAGATGGTGTTGATTTGATGGGTTATACAACTTGGGGATGTATTGATTTAATCAGTTGTGGAACATCACAAATGAGTAAACGTTATGGCTTTATCTACGTTGATCAAGACGATGAAGGGAATGGGAGTTTAGAAAGATATCGTAAGGATTCATTCTACTGGTATAAAGAAGTCATTGAATCTAATGGTGAAAACTTATAA
- a CDS encoding Cof-type HAD-IIB family hydrolase, which yields MKKIAFFDIDGTLCDSSGQVLPSSKESIQAFRDKGNLTYICTGRSKPEILDSILEVGFDGIIGAGGGYIVINDEVVKHQTMDERIVREVLSYFKEHDIGYYLETNDGLYGSDNCVRKIREEIKTIAEKTNQDYDGLAEKVSWFEAVLEEHKNDEVDYTNVNKISFINNTVSFSDVADKFGDECYMYHSTVELFGPESGEIAVKGVDKKLAIEYVLNKLGMTKEQTIAFGDGDNDIVMFEAVDYSIAMDNATDNLKKIASEITDSADDDGIAKSLKRNGWV from the coding sequence ATGAAAAAAATAGCTTTTTTTGATATTGATGGCACATTGTGTGATAGTAGTGGACAAGTCTTACCGTCAAGTAAAGAGAGTATACAAGCATTTAGAGATAAAGGGAATTTAACATATATTTGTACAGGTCGTTCTAAACCAGAAATTTTGGATAGTATTTTAGAAGTCGGATTTGATGGCATTATTGGTGCTGGTGGTGGCTACATTGTGATTAATGATGAAGTGGTCAAACATCAAACAATGGATGAAAGGATTGTCAGAGAAGTTCTGTCATACTTTAAAGAGCATGACATTGGTTATTACTTAGAAACAAATGACGGTTTGTATGGCAGTGATAATTGTGTTCGTAAAATTCGAGAAGAAATAAAAACGATTGCTGAGAAGACAAATCAGGATTATGATGGATTAGCAGAAAAAGTCAGTTGGTTTGAAGCAGTATTAGAAGAACATAAAAATGATGAAGTAGACTATACTAATGTCAATAAAATCTCCTTTATCAATAACACCGTATCATTTTCTGACGTTGCGGATAAATTCGGTGATGAGTGTTACATGTATCATTCAACGGTTGAATTATTTGGACCTGAAAGCGGAGAAATTGCGGTGAAAGGTGTCGATAAAAAGCTAGCTATCGAGTATGTGTTAAATAAACTTGGCATGACTAAAGAACAAACCATCGCATTTGGTGATGGAGATAATGATATAGTCATGTTTGAGGCGGTTGATTACAGTATTGCAATGGACAATGCCACAGATAATTTGAAAAAAATAGCTTCTGAAATAACAGATAGTGCTGATGATGATGGCATTGCGAAGAGCTTAAAGAGAAATGGTTGGGTTTAA
- a CDS encoding aldehyde dehydrogenase has translation MTGTIPSAYKKQREFFYSQQTKTLTFRLEQLEKLRLGIISYEQEIIDALRIDLGKHPLETYATEIGFVLHSIRMTQKSLRKWMKDEKKRTPLFLQPSKSRVVSEPYGVVLIIGPFNYPFQLLIEPLVGAIAAGNTAILKPSELVPTFSKVIEKMIHHLFPSSYVNIFLGEKETTMELLEQSFDYIFFTGSITVGKSVMKAASEHLTPVTLELGGKSPTIITSQADISLAARRVIYGKMMNAGQTCVAPDYVVIEEAVKKEFIEECQKTLHRFYGKDIKKSPSFSRIVNERHTKRLVHLMNESASELISGGEYDVSSCYVAPTLYDASWESPLMKDELFGPLLPIISYQSLDDVIHHINERPKPLALYIFSRDKKEQETILNQTSSGGVSINNTIFHLVSSHLPFGGVGTSGIGNYHGKYSFDTFSHKRAVLASTKLDTPFIYPPYTDKHLKWIKRVLK, from the coding sequence ATGACAGGCACAATTCCATCAGCATATAAAAAGCAACGTGAGTTCTTTTATTCCCAACAAACAAAGACGTTAACCTTTCGTTTAGAACAACTTGAAAAGCTGAGATTAGGAATTATATCATACGAACAAGAAATTATCGATGCGTTAAGAATAGACTTAGGAAAACACCCATTAGAAACATATGCGACAGAAATTGGTTTTGTTCTACATAGTATTCGCATGACACAAAAATCACTGCGTAAATGGATGAAAGATGAAAAGAAACGAACACCATTGTTTTTACAACCCTCTAAAAGTCGTGTTGTCAGTGAACCATATGGTGTCGTATTGATTATTGGACCATTCAATTACCCATTTCAATTATTAATTGAACCACTAGTTGGGGCAATAGCTGCAGGTAATACAGCTATTTTAAAACCATCTGAACTGGTACCAACTTTTTCGAAAGTGATAGAAAAAATGATTCATCATTTGTTTCCTTCATCTTATGTGAATATTTTTTTAGGAGAGAAAGAAACCACGATGGAATTACTAGAGCAGTCGTTTGATTATATTTTCTTTACAGGGAGTATAACTGTTGGAAAAAGTGTGATGAAGGCAGCATCAGAACACTTAACACCAGTCACGCTGGAACTTGGAGGAAAAAGTCCCACAATTATTACATCTCAAGCAGATATATCTTTAGCAGCTAGACGCGTGATATATGGCAAGATGATGAATGCCGGTCAAACATGTGTCGCTCCAGATTACGTTGTCATAGAAGAAGCAGTAAAAAAAGAATTTATAGAAGAATGTCAAAAAACGTTGCATCGTTTTTATGGGAAAGATATTAAAAAAAGTCCCAGTTTTTCACGTATTGTGAATGAGCGTCACACTAAGCGATTGGTTCATTTAATGAATGAATCAGCATCAGAATTAATTAGTGGTGGAGAATACGATGTTTCTTCTTGTTATGTTGCCCCAACATTATATGATGCCAGTTGGGAATCACCATTGATGAAAGATGAACTATTTGGTCCTTTGTTGCCAATTATATCTTATCAGTCATTAGATGATGTGATACATCATATTAATGAGCGACCAAAACCACTCGCTCTCTATATTTTTAGTCGTGATAAGAAAGAACAAGAAACGATATTAAACCAAACGTCTTCAGGTGGAGTTAGCATCAATAATACTATTTTTCATTTAGTCTCGAGCCACTTGCCTTTTGGAGGAGTCGGAACATCAGGTATTGGAAATTATCATGGAAAATATAGTTTTGATACTTTTTCTCATAAACGAGCAGTATTAGCCTCAACTAAACTAGATACACCGTTTATTTATCCACCATATACAGATAAACATCTTAAATGGATTAAACGCGTATTAAAATAA
- a CDS encoding DUF1694 domain-containing protein, which translates to MAKDIQDYLDKGMYGTPQLKPDEQKKYLGTFRERVVFILFLSELSLNSFEEFAVNQFKQYPGGTLLVNALVKPTIQKKLIHLTQENEVLLKLVDTEHTTLADDSIAVVYSLNHAINKEDIEMPFKKRTPSASTAKNTNQTHSSGGFFSNLFSKK; encoded by the coding sequence ATGGCGAAAGATATTCAAGACTATCTAGACAAAGGGATGTACGGCACCCCTCAACTAAAGCCTGACGAACAAAAAAAATATCTCGGAACATTTAGAGAACGCGTTGTATTTATTTTGTTCTTATCCGAATTAAGTTTGAATTCGTTTGAGGAGTTTGCAGTCAATCAATTCAAACAATATCCAGGTGGAACTTTACTTGTTAATGCATTAGTGAAACCAACGATTCAGAAAAAATTGATTCATCTAACTCAAGAGAACGAAGTGTTGCTAAAATTAGTCGATACTGAACATACGACACTAGCTGATGATTCTATCGCAGTTGTTTATTCTCTTAATCACGCTATTAATAAAGAGGATATTGAGATGCCTTTTAAAAAAAGAACACCTAGTGCTTCTACTGCTAAAAATACCAACCAAACTCATTCAAGTGGAGGATTTTTTAGTAACTTATTCTCAAAAAAATAG
- a CDS encoding ABC transporter permease, whose amino-acid sequence MKKSIPIISLVLLTILSLFIGVQSIPIQDIFQLNETQSLVLWTTRVPRTISLVIAGATISVSGLIMQHLTQNKFVSPTTAGTMDSARLGMLVAMLFFPSGTILVKSLVAFIFAFLGTVLFIQLIRVLPGKNQLMVPLVGVMFGNIVGAIVTFFAYQYQLIQNMTSWLQGSFSTISKGNYELIYVTVPVLIICYLYAYQFTIVGMGEEFSISVGMNYKIVHLIGLLLISVASSVVLVTIGGLPFLGVIIPNVVSLMLGDHMKDTLWMTAVAGSIFLVIADILSRVIYPPYELPVSLIVGALGSFIFVILLVKGAKK is encoded by the coding sequence ATGAAAAAGAGTATCCCGATAATAAGCTTAGTATTATTAACTATTTTATCTTTATTTATTGGCGTTCAAAGCATTCCTATTCAAGATATCTTTCAGCTTAATGAGACACAATCTCTTGTGCTGTGGACAACAAGAGTACCAAGAACGATTAGTTTAGTTATTGCAGGTGCAACAATTAGTGTGTCAGGACTCATCATGCAACATCTGACACAAAATAAATTTGTTTCACCGACAACGGCTGGAACAATGGATAGTGCAAGGCTTGGTATGCTTGTGGCTATGCTGTTTTTTCCAAGTGGCACTATTCTAGTAAAATCGTTAGTTGCCTTTATCTTTGCTTTTTTAGGTACAGTATTATTTATTCAGTTGATACGTGTGTTACCAGGTAAAAATCAATTGATGGTGCCTCTTGTAGGGGTGATGTTTGGGAATATTGTGGGGGCGATTGTCACATTTTTTGCTTATCAATATCAATTGATTCAAAACATGACTTCTTGGTTACAGGGAAGTTTTTCCACTATTTCAAAAGGAAATTACGAGCTGATTTATGTGACGGTACCTGTATTGATAATTTGTTACCTATATGCTTATCAATTTACAATAGTAGGAATGGGAGAGGAATTTTCTATTTCTGTTGGGATGAATTATAAAATTGTTCATTTAATCGGTCTATTACTAATTTCAGTTGCTAGTAGTGTGGTGTTAGTCACGATTGGTGGACTACCATTTCTTGGTGTGATTATTCCAAATGTTGTGTCGTTGATGTTAGGTGATCATATGAAAGATACGCTTTGGATGACGGCTGTCGCAGGTAGTATTTTTTTAGTCATAGCCGATATTTTATCTCGTGTGATTTATCCGCCATATGAGTTACCAGTTAGTTTAATCGTAGGAGCTTTAGGAAGTTTTATCTTTGTCATTTTACTTGTTAAGGGGGCAAAGAAATGA
- a CDS encoding iron chelate uptake ABC transporter family permease subunit has protein sequence MKNKQIYFRLVTLILLVLISIGLFMTYQTYGNWQFALTLRGKKLLAFVIVGLLTSFSTISFQTITQSHFLTPSILGFDSLYVLVQTTLFFYFGQTPTHPMMMFGLNVGLMVLFSVVLFGFLLRKETQDLFLLLMIGMVLGTFFRSVSTFLQVLMDPNEYDKLQGKLFASFSNVDVSLLYMVIPIVLGIILLFWIVSPTLDVFHLGTCQAINLGINVQRFRWFILFLISLSVGLSTALIGPITFLGFIVANITYQILPVYKHRYLFVSSALLSILMLVLGQFLVEHIFHMNTTLSVVIEFSGGVYFIWKLLSERGKILQ, from the coding sequence ATGAAAAATAAACAGATTTATTTTAGATTAGTAACGTTAATATTGCTCGTATTAATCAGCATTGGATTATTCATGACATATCAAACTTATGGCAATTGGCAATTTGCTTTGACGCTTAGAGGGAAAAAACTATTAGCGTTTGTAATTGTGGGTTTGTTAACAAGTTTTTCAACGATTAGTTTTCAAACTATTACCCAAAGTCATTTTTTAACGCCAAGCATTTTAGGGTTTGATTCACTTTATGTTTTAGTTCAGACCACGTTATTCTTTTATTTTGGTCAAACACCCACTCATCCTATGATGATGTTTGGACTAAATGTTGGATTAATGGTGCTATTTAGCGTTGTACTATTTGGTTTTTTACTTAGAAAAGAAACACAAGATTTGTTTTTATTATTGATGATAGGGATGGTTCTCGGAACATTTTTTAGAAGTGTCAGTACATTTTTACAAGTTCTGATGGATCCAAACGAATACGATAAGTTACAAGGGAAACTATTTGCGAGTTTTTCAAATGTGGATGTATCCCTTCTTTATATGGTAATACCAATTGTGCTAGGGATTATTTTATTATTTTGGATTGTGTCACCGACTTTAGATGTGTTTCATTTAGGAACATGTCAGGCGATTAACTTAGGAATTAATGTACAACGATTTCGTTGGTTCATTTTATTTTTAATCAGTTTAAGCGTGGGACTATCGACGGCGTTAATTGGTCCGATTACATTTTTAGGATTTATTGTAGCCAACATAACGTATCAAATATTACCTGTGTATAAGCATCGTTATTTATTTGTTTCTAGTGCTTTATTAAGTATTTTGATGCTAGTATTAGGTCAATTTTTAGTGGAACATATATTCCACATGAATACGACATTAAGTGTCGTGATTGAATTTAGTGGTGGTGTGTACTTTATTTGGAAATTACTCTCTGAAAGGGGGAAAATACTTCAATGA
- a CDS encoding ABC transporter ATP-binding protein yields MNIEKVVKQYGSKKVVDTVDYDVVPHTLTAFIGPNGAGKSTLLGMMSRLLDKDQGGIYLEGQEVKAWKQHELAKKLSILKQANGVQLRLTVRELVAFGRFPHSKGRLTKLDEEKINESLSYLGLDDLAEETIDTLSGGQLQRAYIAMVLAQDTEYIFLDEPLNNLDMNHAVLLMKTIRRLVDEAKKTVVIVLHDINFAASYADNIVAMKSGEIFKAGPTDDIITKEVLDELYDMNMRVCELEGKRFCLYFNE; encoded by the coding sequence ATGAACATCGAAAAAGTAGTTAAACAGTATGGAAGCAAAAAAGTTGTCGATACGGTGGATTATGATGTGGTTCCGCACACACTTACTGCATTTATTGGGCCAAATGGTGCCGGTAAAAGCACGCTTCTTGGTATGATGAGTCGCTTGTTAGATAAAGACCAAGGGGGAATTTATTTAGAAGGGCAGGAGGTGAAAGCTTGGAAGCAACATGAACTTGCTAAAAAATTATCAATTTTAAAGCAAGCCAATGGGGTTCAATTACGTCTAACTGTAAGGGAATTAGTTGCATTCGGTCGGTTTCCACATAGTAAGGGACGGTTAACAAAACTTGATGAAGAAAAAATCAATGAATCTCTTTCTTATCTAGGTTTAGATGATTTGGCGGAAGAAACCATTGATACGTTGTCAGGTGGGCAATTGCAACGTGCGTATATTGCGATGGTACTCGCTCAGGATACTGAGTACATCTTTTTAGACGAGCCTCTAAATAATTTAGATATGAATCATGCGGTTCTGTTGATGAAGACCATTCGTCGTTTGGTGGATGAGGCAAAAAAAACAGTGGTGATTGTCTTGCACGATATAAATTTTGCTGCAAGCTACGCTGATAATATCGTCGCGATGAAGTCAGGTGAGATATTTAAAGCAGGACCTACCGATGACATCATTACCAAAGAGGTATTGGATGAATTGTATGATATGAACATGCGCGTATGTGAGTTAGAAGGGAAACGATTTTGTTTATATTTTAATGAATAA
- a CDS encoding siderophore ABC transporter substrate-binding protein produces MKRVKKWSLASLVVAGVMMLGACGSSSATKDTEKSSSEPQEAVKVTDSNGETVELKSHPKKVVVFDMGALDTIKELGEADKVVGAPTKTLPSYLSSFKNLESAGGIKEPDMEKINAMQPDLIIISGRQEDMKKELENIAPTLYLSVDNKKAWESTVENIETLGTVFGKEDVAKEKVDELTTKREALEKTTKESGKKGLMSLVNEGSLSVFGPESRFGIIYEGFGVIPADEAIEPSPHGQEVSYEYVLEKNPDILFVVDRTKAIGGDDSKNNVADNALVKETTAGKEGKVISLTPDVWYLAGGGIKATQMMMEDVESAYK; encoded by the coding sequence ATGAAACGAGTAAAAAAATGGAGTCTAGCAAGTTTAGTTGTTGCAGGAGTTATGATGTTGGGGGCATGTGGCTCATCAAGTGCGACAAAAGACACAGAAAAATCATCAAGTGAGCCACAAGAAGCAGTGAAGGTAACTGATAGTAACGGAGAGACTGTAGAGTTAAAATCACATCCTAAAAAAGTCGTGGTATTTGATATGGGAGCTCTTGATACGATTAAAGAATTAGGTGAAGCAGATAAAGTTGTTGGTGCACCAACAAAAACTTTACCAAGTTATTTATCTAGCTTTAAAAATTTAGAATCAGCTGGTGGAATTAAAGAGCCAGATATGGAAAAAATTAATGCGATGCAACCTGATTTAATCATCATATCAGGTCGTCAAGAAGACATGAAAAAAGAGTTAGAAAACATTGCACCAACGCTTTACTTATCAGTAGATAACAAAAAGGCATGGGAATCGACAGTAGAAAATATTGAAACATTGGGAACAGTTTTTGGTAAAGAAGATGTGGCAAAAGAAAAAGTTGATGAACTGACAACAAAACGTGAAGCATTAGAAAAAACTACCAAAGAAAGTGGTAAAAAAGGATTGATGAGCTTGGTGAATGAAGGATCATTATCAGTATTTGGTCCAGAATCACGTTTTGGTATCATCTATGAAGGATTTGGTGTAATACCTGCAGATGAAGCAATTGAACCATCACCACATGGGCAAGAAGTATCTTATGAGTATGTATTAGAGAAAAATCCAGATATTTTATTTGTTGTTGACCGTACCAAAGCAATTGGCGGAGATGACAGTAAAAATAATGTAGCAGATAATGCTTTAGTAAAAGAGACGACAGCTGGTAAAGAAGGAAAAGTAATTAGTTTAACACCTGATGTATGGTACTTAGCAGGTGGAGGGATTAAAGCTACGCAAATGATGATGGAAGATGTCGAATCAGCTTATAAATAG
- a CDS encoding PTS sugar transporter subunit IIB → MKVVMVCSGGMSSAIVVKAILKEAEKQGFDLDMIAVGSGEVEETLNQGDYELLLVAPQVKHQFSRYEELAKEKNIPIELVAPTGYTPIGAPKTLEQIKKHK, encoded by the coding sequence ATGAAAGTAGTAATGGTATGTTCAGGTGGAATGTCAAGTGCAATAGTGGTTAAAGCAATTCTTAAAGAAGCAGAGAAACAAGGATTTGACTTAGATATGATTGCAGTGGGTTCAGGTGAAGTAGAAGAAACATTAAATCAAGGAGATTATGAGTTACTATTAGTTGCACCTCAAGTAAAACATCAATTTAGTCGTTATGAAGAGTTGGCAAAAGAAAAAAATATTCCAATTGAATTAGTTGCTCCTACAGGTTACACACCAATTGGTGCACCAAAAACATTAGAACAAATAAAAAAACATAAATAG